In Penaeus monodon isolate SGIC_2016 chromosome 7, NSTDA_Pmon_1, whole genome shotgun sequence, the genomic stretch CAAAtataaacccaataaaaaaaaaatcgaaagatgtCGTACCCGAGTCCTGCAAAACGTAAACATTGACCGCGAGCGAGAGCGGCCAGAACTCTTGAGTCCCtcgtcttatttatctttttccgaCATAAAAGGAGGCTCAAGATGGATAATACATCTTGGACTGCTCCCCCAGGGGCAGCCCAGCCCATGGGAATTCAGTCAACTGCAGGAGCCGTACCTATTATGAATGATAAAGGTAAGTTTGTACCGCGACAAACTGATGGAAATCTCAAGGGACGGGTTAAATATCTTCCAGAATGTCACCTTGAATATCTCTAAGCTTATTTCTAGTCATTATTTCAAGGTTAATTATCCACTGATGCTACCGAATCTGTTACGGCTGGACTGTCAATTGTACCAGTTGCAGACACACTGGTAATTTTACAACCTGTACCTTCCACCATCTATCAGTCAAACAGTTCAAGGAATTGATAAATTGCCGTGGCTTCCATGCGCCAAGCTCTAGGAAAATGCCTTTAAGTATCCAGTTCATACGCTCTGATAAGATAAAACTTAGAATGTTTCCATGTTTGATATTAAAGTGCCTAGAAGGTTTAGAAAGAGCTAGGTTcatttttttagcattatcaaACTGTCAGTTTGTGTCTTATTTAACCTGTGACTCGTTTGGACATTACTGTGAAATTGACAAAATGAATTTAACCCTCTAAATTCAATTATAGCAGCAGTATTGGTCCCAGTAAGAGAAAATGCAGGAAATAGGCtggaaaaatagcaataatgtaatctcttatcatattaataaaaacatgtaTGCAATTTCTACCAGGATCCACTATTATCAACCATCATGTTACTTAGCATATATATCATTTgttctgtaagtatatatataataggtatataaatagtTTAGGACAATGTCCAGTGCTTTGACTTTTGCTTAAAATAATCAGTGCAAGTTCCAGTGAGATATAATGGAGAATCAATAAAAGTTGTTTTATAAAAAGACTAAGCAAGTTTATCCCACCTGTTTCTAATATAGaactatatacaataaaaattatgttaagttatagattattatgattaacaagtatttcataaaacctttttatcataaatcagagtgttatatgtataatgagATATTCAAGTTATCATATAAATAAGTGGAAAAGAAGAAACTGATAGTTAATTCCAAAATTGTATATTCTGCATGCCAAGAAATAACAAAGGCCATGGATCTTTTCAGGTGAGGTGTCcatgaaaaaagtgaaagtacAGCGTTATGTGAGTGGAAAGCGACCAGACTATGCCCCAGCATCatcagatgaagaagaggaagaggatgaagacttCACTAGACCACGAGGTGctgctcccccctcaccccccacacacaaatcccTCACAGAGGCTGAGATGGCTGACCCCAGGTTACGGCGTCTGCTGGCCAACCGACAGAGGCCACCCAGTGAGGATGAGTTAGAGGTTGAAATGCCAAGGAGGAGAGTTGTACATCAGGTTAGAGACTCAAATTTAACAATTTGTAAAGTCATGGTGATGAAATTTTTCTTTCTAGgtttaatatttcattatgtgGCATTATTACTCATGCTGATTATTTTTTAGATAGGCTGATGACAGAATTATTCTTATCTAGAAGTTAACAGGGTGAAAGAGCTCTTTTTTATATAAGATCATATTATTCATACTGATAGATTTCTATAAGCTAGGGTATGTTTTTATTTCTAGTATTAGTAAGGTCAAGCGCAGGAAATTCATGTCACACTTTAggagtttttctttcctttttttttcatttatatgtaagCAACATCATAATTATTCCTCTTATTACCAGGCAGAAATTGTAGAcatgagtgaagaagagagagaagaggaagagcatgAGGATGATATGTCTGATGACATGCCTGATATCCCACCTGTACGGCCAGAAGTGCGCACTAGCCATCGCCTGGCAGAGTCAGACAGTGAATCAGAAGGGGAGGTTGATGAGAATGAGCTGGCTTTGCGTCGCCTCAATCTCCGTCAGCGAGCATTGCAGAAGATCcagcaagaggaggaggtgagtgtGATGTGTCTATATGCTTGTGAAATGAAATAAGATTGGAAAGacttcataatatgtatattgctaAATTCACCTCAGTTGTCACAGTTATCTGATTggggtctcgctctctctccctctccctctctcagttgTTGGGTAAAGAAGAGGAAGGCAGCGAAGAGTCATCAGAAGAAGAGAGCTCAGAGTATTCAGAAGAGACAGATTCAGAGGAGGAAGGGCCCAGACTAAAACCAGTTTTTGTCAGAAGAAAAGACAGAGTCACAATTCACCAAAAGGAACAGGAGCAGGCCAGAGTAAAGCAGGTAAGATTAAAATAATGGAAGAAAGCCTGGGAGCTCAAACAGCTATAGATCTTTGTGCTTGCTTGCAAATGCTTACAGAATTAAATGcagatatattttcttaattaattctTTCCTTCGTCTGCACTGCTTTGTCTCTCTCAACATTTTTGTTTCTGAAGTTACTCATATTTCCTACTCTAGCAAGAAGTAGAGACCAGGAAGAGGGTAGAAGAACGCCGCAGAGAAACACTCCGCATGATTGAACACGAGCACCGCCAGGCAGCCAACATCCGCAATGCCATTGAAAATGGAGATCCCATTGATAACATCAACACAGATGATGAAGCTGATGATGCAGAATATGAGCTATGGAAATTGCGGGAACTTAGAAGATTAAAGAGAGATAAGGTAATGTGCCatctttatgatattattttaccaAAGtttcatgagtatatatattttgatttcagAAAAATCAATCACAAGCATGATTTACTCTCAAAGGGCTCCATGTAGGTTTGTAGCAGTTACCCAGACCCTAACTACGTCCCAAATTACATTGAAAGATCTGTTCACCTTTTCAggttccaaaatatatatatattttttgccatttACAATTATAAGATTAATTGGTATTTTTCAgtgttaattttatattctattctgGGATAGaaatgattaatacattttgtcAATATACTGTTGGTTAGGTAAAATCTGTTAAAGAAAGTATGTCTGTGACAAGTATATCACTTCTATTACCATAGAATGTCGGGTTCTTTTAGATTGAAGATACCTTAGTGTGATAGCACAAATTGTTGACAAATTATTGAcaattaatctttaaaaaataatgatgtgatttCTGTAAGGAAGAATGCTGTACTAATAGCTCACTTAGTTGATTGGTTGGAACAGAAGACAGATGGGAGTTAGGAGATCATAAAAGACAGACGGGAGTTAGGAGATCATAAAATACTCGGAGATAGAAATTGCTGCTAAGGAATGCTAGGGAAAGTCACTCTCAaatcctttattatattatttgtaaagtTACTGCAATTTCAGTTTTCTCAGACTTAATATGGATTTCTTGGAAGTCTTAATAATTTGTTGTTTACTGATGGTGGGAGTATCAGGTTCTGTCAAGGCTCATACAAAAGGACCTTGCAATAGCACAGGCTTTTGATCACTGATGTGATCTTGTATAATGTTTTAGAAATGTACTATTTAGTATCATTAGCTTGCCACTCATTGTCTGTAAACAGTACCATGGTAAAATGCCACATGGCAAGTATCCATATCCATGCCACATGCAGTTGAGCCTGCTCTGTGTTATGTGTGCTAAGCAGTTGTTTGAGGAGTTACAGCCCCTGGAAAGTAGGATCAAAGTCTCATCACAGCCTCATATCCTGGAAAATTGTGTATGCCATTGCCCAAATTCTAGCAAGTGGGGAAAACGTGTTTCCtgtacttgtgttttttttttcttttttctttctttcttttcttcaagtGGCTTTGTGCCTGGTACCGTCTGCTTGGCTCGGTTTGGCATGCAAAAAATCCTTTGTCATTAGGTCTTGTTCACATGGATAAGCAAacaaatattatttacatttcttaAACCCAGGCTTAATTATTTTCACTTGTaaatggatatttttttcataagtgaCTTCAGTCTATAGCAGTAATATTATCCTTACTCATATGTTTAAGAAATAACTATATTTGAATTCACTTATACATTTCTACTTTTGCCCTTaaacaggaggaaagagaagctgcagagaaggagagagaggagattgacaAGCTGAGAAACatgacggaggaagagagacgaattGAGCTGCGCAACAATCCCAAGGTGAGAGGTTGGCGtatgttaatgaataataataataataagtggtcACAatgtatagtaatgataaatatagtataatatgttttgtataaatatCAAGATCTAATCTAACCATTACTCTGTTTTTGCATATATGGCATGAAAACTATCCGAGTGGGAGTTCACATGTGGTTTGTGCTGCTGTGTTGACTTGTACCCC encodes the following:
- the LOC119575471 gene encoding microfibrillar-associated protein 1-like, producing the protein MDNTSWTAPPGAAQPMGIQSTAGAVPIMNDKGEVSMKKVKVQRYVSGKRPDYAPASSDEEEEEDEDFTRPRGAAPPSPPTHKSLTEAEMADPRLRRLLANRQRPPSEDELEVEMPRRRVVHQAEIVDMSEEEREEEEHEDDMSDDMPDIPPVRPEVRTSHRLAESDSESEGEVDENELALRRLNLRQRALQKIQQEEELLGKEEEGSEESSEEESSEYSEETDSEEEGPRLKPVFVRRKDRVTIHQKEQEQARVKQQEVETRKRVEERRRETLRMIEHEHRQAANIRNAIENGDPIDNINTDDEADDAEYELWKLRELRRLKRDKEEREAAEKEREEIDKLRNMTEEERRIELRNNPKVITNKATKGKYKFLQKYYHRGAFFLDEEEDVFKRDFSGATLEDHFDKTILPKVMQVKNFGRSGRTKYTHLVDQDTTSFDSPWAADSQMNHKFFNGNAGGMKQMFDRPTVKKRAAPAANNNANVRK